From the genome of Leptodactylus fuscus isolate aLepFus1 chromosome 1, aLepFus1.hap2, whole genome shotgun sequence, one region includes:
- the TOMM5 gene encoding mitochondrial import receptor subunit TOM5 homolog encodes MFRLEGLGPKADPEEMRAKMRRDVISSVRNFLIYVAVLRITPFILKKLDSI; translated from the exons ATGTTCAGACTGGAGGGTCTTGGGCCGAAAGCTGATCCAGAAGAGATGCGAGCCAAGATGAGGCGAGATGTCATCAGCTCAGTGCGGAACTTCCTCATCTATGTGGCCGTGcttaggatca CTCCTTTTATCTTGAAGAAACTGGACAGTATATGA